The window TAAGAAATATAGCGGCCCGGCTTGCGTGCCATAAATCGGTGAGGGGAAGCGAGCCGCTTAACAACGAGGAATTGACAAGGCTGATGTCCGACCTTGATAAGGCAGATGACCCTGACAGATGCCCGCACGGCAGGCCGACAAGAATTCACCTTTCTCTTGATGATCTGAAGAAAATGTTCAAAAGAAAATAAAACAATTAGTCCCTCTGAAAGCAATCAGGGAATGCTGCCTCAGAATTTCTATACGACACCTTTAAGAAGAGCCAAGGGCATGGCGCAGCGTAGGGTTTAAAAATGACAGAAATTGCACTTAAACAAAATTTAAATATTCTGTCGATTATAGAAATTCTGAGGCAGTGTTCCCTGTTTGCGCTAACCGTTTGAATGGAATCTCTTCAACACCAGCACTGCATTCACCCCCCCAAAGCCGAAGGAGTTTGTGACAGCGACGTTTATCTCTTTCTCGATTGTTGATGTCACATGTTTTAGTTTGCAATCCGCGTCCGGCTCATCGAGATTGATTGTCGGTACGATGATCCCCCTGCTGATTGAGATCACCGTTATTGCCGCTTCCACTGCCCCGGCAGCGCCTAACATGTGCCCCAGCATGGATTTGCATGAGCTTACGTAAATATCACCCGTCAATTTGCCAAATACTTTTTTGATCGCCTCAGTCTCCGCCGCATCCCCAAGGGGAGTTGACGTAGCGTGTGCGTTTATATAATCAACTTCATTTGCTGAGACATTAGCGTCTTTCAATGCCCTGTTGATCGCGAGGGCTTCACCTTCACTGTCCGGCTGTGTCTGATGAAACGCATCTGAAGACATTCCATATCCTGACAGCTCCGCGTAGATCCTTGCCCCTCTTTTGCGAGCGCTGTCGAGTTCTTCAAGAACAACAACCCCGGCGCCTTCGGCAATAACAAATCCGTCCCTGTGTTTATCAAAAGGCCTGCTTGCCTTTTCAGGTTCATGGTCCATTCTTGAAAGCGCCCCTGATGCCGCGTATCCGCCAACCGCAAGTTTGCAAATAGGCGCATCCGAGCCTCCGGCAATGGCAATGGCAACCTCGCCCCGCTGGACCATCCGGAATGCCTCTCCGATCGCGTTCGTTCCCGATGCGCACGCAGTTGATATTCCCAGCGCAGCGCCTCTTATTCCCAGCTTCATGGAGATGTAAGACGGGGCCATGCTGATCGTTGTCGCAGGCATAAGATAAGGCGAAAAGCCTGACGCGTGATGCGTAATGCGTGATGAGACAGTCTGTCTTCTGTCCTCTGTTTTCTGACTTCTGACAAATGCCTTTTCCAAAGTCGATATCCCGCCCCTGCTTGAGCCGATGACGATTCCTGCGAAATCGAGTGACGGGTGACGGGTGATGGGTAACGAGATTAGTTCGGAGTCTTTTCTGACTTCTGACTTCTGACTTCTGACTTCTGCTTTCATCAGTCCCGCGTCTTCCGCTGCCATCATTGCCGCTGCTACTGCGTAATGGATAAAAGGATCAAGCCGCTGAATATCTTTTTTTGAGATATACTTTTCAGGAGAGAAGTCTTTTACTTCCCCGGCGATCCGGCCCGTCAGGTCAGAGGGGTCAAATTTAGTTATGGGTCCTATGCCGGACCTTTTTTTGGTTAAATTCTCCCATGTCGTCTCTATGTCATTGCCAAGCGGCGTCACCGCGCCGATACCAGTAATTACAACCCGTCTCATGATGGGATATAGTAACACATGCGGTTTGCGATTCGGCATTCGCAGCGGCGGTCCCCACGCCCTGTGTTATAGAAAATTTTCCCTCTAAGAGGGTATTATAAATCCATGAATCGGACCACCGACGCGGTATCTCTTTTCAATACAGGTTTCAACTGAGCGCAATCGATATTGGCGGCTTACGGGGTTAAGCTGGGGCTTGATCATGAAACAGCGCTGAGGCTTGGGAACTTTTTCGGGGGCGGCATAGGGAGGATGGGAGATACCTGCGGAGCGGTGACCGGGGCGTTGATGGTCATCGGCCTTAAATACGGCACAGCAGATACGGGAAATAAAGCGTCAAAGGTAAAGGGTTATGACCTTTCAAAGAAATTTGTCGATGAATTTAAGGCCAGAAACAGGTCCGTCATTTGCAGGGAGCTTATAGGTTTTGACATAGGTTTAAAAAAAGACCTGGACGCTGACGCATGGATGATCATCTCTGAACGGTGTCCGAAATTTGTTCAGGATGCCGCGGAAATATTGGAGGAGATATTATGAAGAAACTCACGCACATTGACAAAGAAGGCAAAGCCCGGATGGTTGATGTAGGCAATAAACCTGCGACTCAGAGAGAAGCTGTGGCAACAGGCGCTGTTTACATGGAAAAGGAAACCCTCCGCCTTATTGCAGATAATAAGATCGCAAAGGGAAACGTCTTTGAAACAGCAAGGCTTGCGGGCATTATGGCTGCAAAGAAGACGCATGAACTGATCCCGCTGTGTCATCCGTTAAACATCACTTCCATTTCCGTAGATTTTATGGCAGACAAGAAAAAGAACAAGGTTGACATCGAGGCAAAGGTAAAATGCACGGGGCAGACAGGCGTTGAGATGGAGGCGCTTACCGCTGTATCGGTTTCAGCCCTCACCATTTATGATATGTGCAAGGCGGTGGACAAGGCCATGGTCATCTCCGGCGTTATGCTTATTGAAAAGCGCGGCGGAAAAAGCGGCGAGTGGAAGCGAAAATAGTCTTTGACTAAAATTATTCTTTCAGATAATATAACCTCCTTTAAAAAATCTTGTTTGATAGGCTATACTATTTATCCACAACTTTTCCGAAAAGGGTGATTCGATGATCGAGAAGAAATGTGAACAGATTCTGGAAAAATATTACTCTCAGAAAGGCAGCGTAATATCCGTCCTTCAGGATGTGCAGGAGGCCTTCGGCTATATCCCCGAGGATGTGGTTTTCTGGTTTTCCGACAAGCTGAATATCCCCGCAAGCAATTTCTTCGGAGTGGCAACCTTCTACGCGCAGTTTTATCTGAAACCCCGCGGCAAAAACATTATAACGGCATGCTGCGGCACCGCGTGTCACGTCAGGGGCGCAAGCCCGATGATAAGCAGGATCAGGGCTGACCTGGCAATTGCCGAGGGAGAGAACACCACTGATGACGGGCAATTCACCTTTGAGAATGTAGCGTGTGTCGGCGCGTGCAGCATTGCGCCGGTGCTCATTATAAATAAAAAGATCTACGGCAACATGTCCCCGGACAAGGCTTCAAAGACGTTGAAGGAATTTGAAACGGGTGAAGGCGATTAAGATGGCTGAAAAGAAAAAAACTGAGACAAAAGCTAAACCGAAGGCCGGGAAACCGTCCGTTAAAGACCTGACCATCAGGGTCTGCGTAGGAACAGGCGGGCTTGCGGCAGGAAGCAGCGAGGTCATTGACCAATTTCATAAGGAACTCGAAGCTCATGGGCTTGCGGCGCACATCGAGAAAAAATGCGTGAACAAGACGGGCTGCCGCGGATTCTGTGCCAAAGACGTTTTGGTAGACGTGATCCTTAATGACAATTTATCAACCTATCAATTCATAAAACCGGAGATGGTAGGCCGCATCGTAGAGGACCATATTATAAGCGGCAACCCCGTTGAGGAATGGCTCGTGGGCCCGGAGTATCACACCTTTCATGATAAACAGACAAAGATACTCCTGAAACAGTGCGGGCAGATCGATCCTGAAGACATCGACGCGTACATCGGCATCGGCGGATATGAGGGGGCCAAAAAGGCGCTTTCGCTTACTTCGTTTGAAGTGACCGAAGAGGTGAAGTCATCAGGGCTTCGCGGAAGAGGCGGGGCCGGATTTCTTACAGGCCTCAAATGGGAGCTTTGCAGCATGTCCAAAGGCACGCCGAAGTATATCATCTGCAATGCGGATGAAGGCGACCCGGGCGCGTTCATGGACAGGTCTGTTATTGAAGGCAATCCTCACTCGGTTTTGGAAGGAATGATCATCGGCGGTTACGCCATCGGCGCAAACCACGGTTATGTCTATATCCGCGCTGAATATCCCCTTGCAATAGCGCGGCTTGAAACTGCAATTAAGCAGGCCACTGAAAGAGGCTTTATCGGGAAGAACATATTCGGCAGCGATTTTGATTTCGATATAAAAATAAAACAGGGCGCGGGCGCGTTTATCTGCGGTGAAGAGACAGCGCTCATAGCCTCAATTGAAGGCAAAAGAGGACTGCCGCGCTCAAAGCCGCCATTCCCCGTCAACAAGGGTTTATGGGGCAAGCCCACTGTCATTAACAACGTTGAGACGCTTGCGAACCTGCCGTCCATTATTACAAAAGGCGCTTCATGGTATGCAGCTATCGGAAGCGAGAAAAGCAAAGGCACAAAGGTCTTCGCCCTTACCGGCAAGATAAAAAATACGGGCCTTATTGAAGTGCCGATGGGCATGTCTCTGAAAGAGATCATCTATGACATCGGCGGCGGCCTGGAAAAGAACCGCAAGTTAAAGGCCGTCCAGACCGGCGGGCCGTCAGGAGGCTGCATCCCGGCTTCGCACATTGACATGCCGGTGGATTACGAATCTCTGATAAGCATCGGCTCAATGATGGGTTCCGGCGGAATGGTCGTCATGGACGACACCACCTGCATGGTGGACATGTCAAAGTTCTTCCTGTCTTTTACTCAGAGCGAGTCCTGCGGCAAATGCGTGCCGTGCAGGATAGGGACCAAAAGGATGCTCGAAATTCTGACAAGGATAACTGAGGGCAAGGGCAAAGAAGATGACATAGAGCTTCTGATAGAACTCGGCACGGACATAAAACTTTCATCGCTGTGCGGCCTTGGAATGTCAGCGCCCAATCCCGTGCTTTCAACTATTCACTTTTTCAGACATGAATACGAGTCTCACATAAAAGACGGCATCTGTCCTTCAAATGTGTGCAAGGCATTGCGCCAGTATATTGTAAATATTGATCTCTGCAAGATGTGCGGCAAATGCTTCAGGGTATGTCCGGCAGGCGCCATCACCTGGGAGGCCAAGAAAAAAGCCGCGATCGATAAATCAAAATGCATAAAGTGCGGAGCGTGTTTTGAGGCGTGTCCGTTTAACTCAATTAAGTAATTATAGACGGGGGATGCATGATAAGCACAAGACGGTTAAAGGAAGTAACATTATTTAAAGAATTCACACAGGAAGAGCTTGAGAAGATCTCAACCATGATGAAAGAGGCCTTTTACCCGAAAGGCACCGTAGTCTGGGAAGAGGACAGCCCTGAACAGGGACTGCAGATCATTGACTACGGAAGGGTCAGGGTCAGCAGGAGGACCAAAGAGGGCAACAGGCAGATACTTGCCGTGCTGAAAGTAAACAATTTCTACGGAGAGCTTTCAATACTGGACGGCCGCGCGCATTCAGCATCGGTAGAAGCGCTGGAAGATACAAAGGTGTTCATACTGGCGAAGGCCGACATGGACAGGCTCTTACAGGACAGCCCCCAGACAGCTTACAAGATCGTCCGCGAGATGACGATCACTATCGTTGAGATACTGCGCGATATGAACGACAAGTTCATGAAGCTGGTTGATTACGTCTGGGAGTAGAGGGTAAGTTGCTAAATACAGTGGCAAGTAAAGACGTATGAATTAGTCGTCATGCCCGAAGTCTTTAATCGGGCATCCAGTTTTACAACGCCTGGATTCCCGCTTACTAACTGCGGGAATGACAGCTTTTAAAAGACTCGGAGGTAGACTTTGGACAAACAGGTAAAAATAAAGATCAACGGCATAGAGGTTGTCTGCGAGAAGGAAGACACGATCCTTGAGGCGGCGAAAAAGGCCGGCGTCAGGATCCCCACCCTCTGCCACGATGAGCGCCTTGAACCTTACGGAGGATGCCGCCTGTGCATTGTTGAAGTCAAGGGCGTTAACAGGCCGCTGCCTTCATGCACCACTCCAGTGACAAACAACATGGACATCGTCACGGAAAGCAGCACGATAACAAGGATAAGAAAGAACCTTATTTCCCTGATCCTTTCAAACCACCCAAACGACTGCATGAGGTGCGAGCAGACAGGCGCCTGCGACCTCCAGGACCTTGCGTATGAATACGGAGTTGACGGCAAGCGTTTTGAAGGCGAGATGTGGAACCTGCCTATCAGGGAAGATAACCCTTTCATAACATATGAACCAAACAAGTGCATCCTGTGCGGACGCTGCACGAGGATATGCAATGAAGTTGTGATGGCTGGAACGATAGAGCTTGTCGGCAGAGGCTTTAACTCAATGCCCGACACAGCATTTAGAAAACCCCGCTCCCTTGAAAACTGCGAATTCTGCGGGCAATGCGTATCCACCTGCCCGACCGGCGCGCTTACAGACAGGAAGGGAAGGGGCAGGGGGCGCTCCTATGAAATGAAAAAGGTGAAGACCACCTGCTCCTACTGCGGGACAGGATGCAACTTCTTTTTAAACGTAAAGGACAACAAGGTCGTAAAAGTCACTTCTGATTATGACGCCCCTGTGAACAAAGGCAACCTCTGCATAAAGGGACGCTACGGTTATGACTTCATTCACAGCGCGGAGAGGATAAAGACGCCGCTTATTAAAAGAGGCGGCAGCTTTCACGAAGCCACCTGGGATGAGGCGCTTGAACTTATCGCAAATAAATTTAAAGAGCTGATCGACAGGCACGGCCCGGAAAAGGTCGGCGGCTTTTCATCGTCCCGCTGCACCAACGAAGAAAATTATCTCATGTCAAAATGGGTGAGATGCGCAATAGGGTCTAACAACGTAGACAATTGCGCGCGTGTCTGACACGCCCCCACTGTTGCCGGTCTGGCAACCAGCCTGGGAGCGGGAGCTGCCACAAATTCATTATCTCAGATGCCTGACATAGATACGCTCTTTTTGTTCGGATCGAATCCGACAGAGGCGCATCCGATAGTTTCGTTCTGGCTTAAAAAGGCTTTGCGCAGAGGCGCGAAGCTTATCGTGGGCGATCCGAGAAAAACCTGGATGGCAAGACGCGCTGACGTTTGGCTTAACCTGAAACCCGGCAGCAACATCGCAATGCTGAACGGTATTGTAAATGTGATTCTGCAAAACGGCTGGGAGAACAAAGAGTTCATCGCAAAAAGGACGGAGAGCTTTGAGGAATTGAAGGCGAAGGTCAGCGAATATGACCTTGACCGCGTTGAAAAACTTACGGGAGTTTCAAAAGATAACATCATTGAGGCGGCCCGTTTATATTCACACGCCGATAAGGCCATGATCGTTTACGGCCTTGGCGTTACCGAGCACCAGACCGGAACGGAAAACGCAATGGCAATTGCAAACCTCGCGCTTGTCTGCGGACAAATCGGCAGGCCTTCAACGGGCATCATGGCGCTTAGAGGACAGAACAATGTCCAGGGAGCTTCAGACCTCGGGCCGCTGCCTGCCACGCTTCCCGGTTATCAATCAGTTACAGATGCGAATGTACGCGCGAAATTTGAAAAGGCATGGGGCGTGAAAATAAGTCCCAAGCCCGGACTCAAATCAGTTGAGATGCTTGATGAATGCAAGAGGGGGAATTTCAAAGGGCTCTTCATCCTGGGAGAAGACCCCGCGCAGACAGACCCTGACCTTCATCATGTTTGGAGCGCGCTTGAGTCGGTTGAATTTCTTGTTGTGCAGGATATCTTTCATACAGAGACAACACGCTTTGCTCATGTGATACTCCCCGGCGCGAGCTTCGCTGAAAAGGACGGCACCTTCACAAACGGCGAGCGCAGGGTCCAGCGCGTGAGAAAGGCGATTGAGCCTCTCTCCGGAATGGCTGAGTGGCAGGTAATCAGCAAACTGTCAACCCTGATGGGTTACCCGATGAATTACAATCATCCTTCCGAGATCATGGATGAGATCGCAGGCCTCGTGTCAATCTACGGAGGCATCAGCTATGACCGTCTTGAGAACGGAGGGATTCAGTGGCCGTGTCCGACAAAGGACCATCCCGGCACAACGACTTTATACTCGGACCTGTTTTCAAGGCCCGGGGGATTGGCAAGATTCATGGCGCTTGACCACAAAGGCTCAGGAGAAGTTACGGACAAAAATTATCCTCTCGTCCTGATCACCGGAAGAATACGCGAGCACTACAACAACGGCTCCATGACAAAGAGGTCGCTTGGAATAAATGAGGTCGTCCCTGAAGAACTGCTTGAAATAAGCCGTGAAGACGCGCAGGAGCTGAAGATCAAAAGCGGCGATATGGTGAAGGTCTCATCCAAACGCGGCGAAATCAAAGTCCGCGTCAAGGTCACAGACCGTTCACAACCGGGGAATGTGTTCCTCACATTCCATCACAGAAACGCGCTTTCAAACATCCTGACCTCGGAACACAGAGACCCGATCACAGGCACCCCTGAATATAAATCATGCGCGGTGAGAGTGGAGAAGTAGTTCCCTTTCTGTGTCTTTTATATCTGATGTTACCCCGTTAGAAGTATAACGGGGTACTTGCTTTTCAATTTCTTTCCTTCTTTACCCATGCAAAAATCATTTGTAAGCTTCAGGAAAAAATGCTAACATTTGCTGTATTCAGCAGCATGAAGCGTGATAACTTTATATTTTAATAAAAGATTCCGGATACCCAAACATCGGGCACAAGCAAGCCGGAATGACATGGAAAGGGAGGATGAACCATGGAGCTAAGAAATTATGAGACCGGCGACAAGGTCAGATATGACGCAAGCAGGTTGACCGAGCAGGATATTTATCTCTTTAAGGAAGGCAATCACTTCAGGCTCTATAAAAACCTCGGCTCGCATTTGATGGACGTAGAAGGTGTCAGCGGAGTGCATTTTGCCGTGTGGGCGCCCAACGCGGAAAATGTATCGGTCATCGGCGACTTTAATCAGTGGGACCGGGACTCTCACCAGCTTGCCCCGAGATGGGACGGCTCCGGGATATGGGAGGGTTTTATCGCGGGGCTTAAAAAAGGAGACCTCTACAAATATCACATTGTCTCAAGATTCAACGATTACAAAGTGGAAAAAGGAGACCCCTTTGCCTTTTACTGGGAAACGCCTCCGAAAACAGCTTCGGTTGTCTGGGACCTGAAGTATGAATGGAATGACCAGGGATGGATGGCAGACAGGCATGAGAATAATTCCCTGAGCGCGCCTTATTCAATATACGAAGTCCATCTCGGCTCCTGGAGGCGCGTGCCTGAAGAGGACAACAGGTATCTCACCTACAGGGAACTCGCCCATCAGCTCGCGGACTATGTGAAGGAAATGGGGTTTACTCATGTTGAGCTCATGCCAGTTATGGAGCACCCTTTTTACGGCTCATGGGGATATCAGACCCTTGGATATTTCGCGCCGACAAGCAGGTTCGGCACCCCGCAGGATTTCATGTACCTGATAGACCACTTGCACCAGAACGGCATCGGCGTGATCCTCGACTGGGTGCCTTCGCACTTTCCTTCAGACCAGTACGGCCTGTCCTATTTTGACGGGACCTATCTCTACGAGCATGAAGACCCCAAGAAAGGCTATCACCCCGAATGGTGCAGTTACATATTCAATCACGGGCGGAATGAAGTCAGAAACTTCCTTATCAGCAGCGCCATGTTCTGGCTTGAGCACTACCATATCGACGGGCTGAGGGTGGACGCGGTCGCCTCAATGCTCTACCTTGATTACGCGAGAAAGGAAGGCGAGTGGATACCCAACATATACGGCAGTAAGGAAAACCTTGAGGCCATAAGCTTTTTAAAGAGGTTCAATGAAATGGTCTACACCTTCTATCCCGACACGCAGACCTTTGCCGAGGAATCAACGGCGTGGGCCATGGTCTCGCGGCCAGTCTATGTCGGCGGCCTGGGCTTCGGCATGAAATGGAACATGGGCTGGATGCACGATACGCTGAAATATTTTTCGCATGAGCCCGTGCACAGGAAATACCACCATGACCAGCTAACGTTCAGCATCTGGTATGCGTTCTTTGAGAATTTCGTCCTGCCCCTTTCGCATGACGAGGTGACCCACGGCAAAGGGGCGCTGCTTGGAAAGATGCCCGGCGACGAGTGGCAGAGCTGCGCCAACCTCAGGCTTTTGTTCGGCTACATGTGGGGGCATCCCGGAAAGAAGCTCCTGTTCATGGGAGGGGAGATCGCGCAGTGGAGGGAATGGGTCCACGAAGAGAGCCTTGAGTGGCACGCGCTTGAACATCCTTCACACCAGGGTGTGCAGAGATGGGTGAAGGACCTGAACCACTTTTACAGGACAGAACCCGCGCTCTACGAACTGGATTTTTCAAACGACGGATTTGAATGGGTGGACTTCCATGACTGGGAAGACAGCGTTATCAGTTTTGTCAGAAAAGGGAAAAACACGCAGGACATCATCCTCGTAGTATGTAATTTCACTCCTGTGCCCAGGCTGAATTACAGGGTGGGAGTCCCACGCGGCGGCTACTGGAGAGAGATGATGAACAGCGACGCGGAAATGTACTGGGGAAGCAACGTCGGCAATTCCGGCGGCGTTCAAGCAGAAGAGATGCCTGCGCACGGGATGGGACATTCCCTGTCACTTACCCTGCCTCCGCTGGGCATAATATTTCTCAAGAGTGCATGATACCGAAACGGGGCGTTCATCAAATACAAAAACAGCGTTTAGTCGGCGATGGGACATTCAGCGCTTTTACTCTTTTGAACTATTGCTCCGATGATTATTGACATCAAAAACGTCTCCTGCATATTGGGGAATAAACATGTTCTGCGTAATATCAACTGGACCGTAAGGCCCGGCGAGCACTGGGCCATTATCGGACTGAACGGCTCCGGCAAGACAACCCTTTTGAAGATGATCAACGGATACGTGTTTCCATCAACTGGTGAGATGAGCGTTTTGGGGAAACCCTTCGGCTCATATGATTGGCGGGAATTGCGCAGGGAAATAGGCTTCATCAGCTCCTCGCTCCAGGAAATTTTTTACGCAAACGAAACCGCGAAGGAGATTGTGCTCAGCGGTATTTTTTCGACGATCGGGCTTTATGATAAACCAAAGGCAAAGGATGTTGAAAAGGCCTTGTCCCTGCTGCGCCAACTCGACTGCTCCCACGCTGCAAACCAGCCTTACGCTGAGTTGTCACAGGGAGAAAGGCAGAAGGTCCTCATCGCCCGTGCCCTGATCAGCTCTCCGCAATTACTTGTCATGGATGAGCCTTGCGCGGGACTGGATATCTTTTCAAGGGAACATCTTTTATCGTCCATTGAAAATCTGGGCAAGAGCGCCTCTGCCCCTACCCTCATTTATGTCTCTCATCACATAGAAGAAATACTGCCGGTCTTTACGCACACACTGCTGCTGCGCCGGGGCAGGATCCATTCCTCCGGCAGAACTATGGAAATCCTTACCAAGGCCAATCTCTCATCTTTTTTTGAGACACCCGTGGATGTAAAAAGGCATAAGGGCCGGGTGCGGGTGGAGATATGAGCATGCGGATTTAGCCCGGTTTTTGCGCTGTCACCAGGAAGGTCAGTCCTGTTTCATCTTTCTCTATTTTAAAATCGCTGGGTGAGAAACCCGCGGCGGTCAGAAGGCCGATAATTTCATCTTCATCCCTGTAGATCAGTTTCCAGTCCGCCAGGTATTCCTGCCAGACTTTGTAGGGATTGCCTCTTTTGATATTTGTAAAAAACAGGATGCCGTTTTGATTCAGCATTTTATTGAAGGCGTACTTCAGGAAAAAAGAGATGTGTTTGTCCGACAAATAATCAAACAGGCCTCCCGCGAGTATTACGTCAAAAGGCCCTGACATTTCTATCGTTCTCAGCGATTGCAGGAAGTTGCCTTTGATCAGGTGTATCCCTGCGCTGAGACCATTAAGCCTTTCCCTCGATAGTTCCAGTGCGTCGCTGTCTATGTCATGAAGGACTATTTCGCACCGGACATCATGGATGTATTTTTTTATCTTTAAGAAATCCCGGCTCCCACCGCAGCCCACCGACAATATCTTCCGGCCCGGCCCGCCGTTTAAAAGCGCGTCAAGAATGATCTCTGACTGGCGCTGCACTTTATTTCTGTGCTGCTGCGCCATCGCGCTGTTCAGTGCGT is drawn from Nitrospirota bacterium and contains these coding sequences:
- a CDS encoding ABC transporter ATP-binding protein, whose protein sequence is MIIDIKNVSCILGNKHVLRNINWTVRPGEHWAIIGLNGSGKTTLLKMINGYVFPSTGEMSVLGKPFGSYDWRELRREIGFISSSLQEIFYANETAKEIVLSGIFSTIGLYDKPKAKDVEKALSLLRQLDCSHAANQPYAELSQGERQKVLIARALISSPQLLVMDEPCAGLDIFSREHLLSSIENLGKSASAPTLIYVSHHIEEILPVFTHTLLLRRGRIHSSGRTMEILTKANLSSFFETPVDVKRHKGRVRVEI
- a CDS encoding class I SAM-dependent methyltransferase produces the protein MDKLRQSVTNFTSLENLITDGNAQLFHKVVSGMHDLCFHILEAERNGMSLSEIEETIKPARDIHSRSVFVKRMQDWPRKYPGDFETVEYICDLENRSTYGKVEYYIEEYALNSAMAQQHRNKVQRQSEIILDALLNGGPGRKILSVGCGGSRDFLKIKKYIHDVRCEIVLHDIDSDALELSRERLNGLSAGIHLIKGNFLQSLRTIEMSGPFDVILAGGLFDYLSDKHISFFLKYAFNKMLNQNGILFFTNIKRGNPYKVWQEYLADWKLIYRDEDEIIGLLTAAGFSPSDFKIEKDETGLTFLVTAQKPG